The DNA window ATCGTCAGCAGCCGGGCGATGTCACGCTTGACGCGCGTGAGCGCGGCAGTGTTGTCGAGCGCGCCGGTGGCGTGCTGGAAGCGCAGGTTGAACAGCTCCTGGCGCGTCTCGGCCAGCTTGCGCTCGAGCTCGTCCGCGGTCAGCTCGCGAATCTCACTGGCCTTCAAACAGATCACCCTCCCGGGACACGAACTTCGCTTTCACCGGCAGCTTCATGGCGGC is part of the Gaiellales bacterium genome and encodes:
- the rpmC gene encoding 50S ribosomal protein L29; translation: MKASEIRELTADELERKLAETRQELFNLRFQHATGALDNTAALTRVKRDIARLLTMAGEGARTGSAS